In the Corynebacterium jeikeium genome, GATCTCGGGATGCCAAGCGGTTCATCGAATTCATGTCCACCGCGGATGCACAGGAAATTCTCTCGGATGCAGGCTTCCAACCGGCGGAAAAATCATAGGGCCATCACAGTGTCCCCTAGAACACCACGAATTGTCCCCCGCTGGCTATTCGTACCAGCGGGGTTAGGAATAATCTTTTTACTCCTCCCCATTATCGGACTGATATCCCAAATCTCTTGGAGTAATTTTCCAGCCCTGATCTTCGCCGACACTGCTATCGATGCTCTCCGGTTATCAATCTGCACCTCTGCAACCGCCACCGCAATTGTTGTTGCCATCGGCATTCCACTGAGCATGATTCTGGCTTGGACCGATTTCCCGGGCAAGAAGCTCCTACGCGCGCTCCTGCTCTTACCTCTTGTGCTGCCACCAGTAGTGAGCGGTATTGCACTCCTTCAGGCTTTTGGACGGCGTGGCCTCATTGGCTCCCAATTTGAAGCCTTTGGAATAGAAATCGCTTTTACTACAGTTGCGGTGGTCATATCCCAGGTTTTTATTTCGCTCCCATTCATGGTGGTGACACTCGAAGGGGCACTAAATACAGCAGGGAGAAGCTACCAAACCGTGGCAATGAGCCTCGGTGCTTCCCCAACCCGAACCTTATGGCGCGTGAGCGTGCCGATGATGACTCCTGCAATTATGTCGGGAGGCATACTTGCATTCGCCCGAAGCTTGGGAGAATTTGGCGCAACCAGCATCTTTGCAGGTTCCCGCCAAGGTGTAACCCGAACCTTACCCGTTGAGATCTACCTTCAACGAGAAATTGATCCCGACTCGGCAATTGCTCTATCCCTGCTGCTTATCATATCTTCCATTGTCATCGTCGGAGCGGTATACGGGAGGGTGCGCAAATGACAGAGGCAACAGAGTTGTTAGAGTTCGATGTATCGATCCCCTCAAGAAAGTTCGACATCGCCTTTGAGCTTCCAATGGGGCGAGTACTTGGAATCATCGGC is a window encoding:
- a CDS encoding ABC transporter permease codes for the protein MQASNRRKNHRAITVSPRTPRIVPRWLFVPAGLGIIFLLLPIIGLISQISWSNFPALIFADTAIDALRLSICTSATATAIVVAIGIPLSMILAWTDFPGKKLLRALLLLPLVLPPVVSGIALLQAFGRRGLIGSQFEAFGIEIAFTTVAVVISQVFISLPFMVVTLEGALNTAGRSYQTVAMSLGASPTRTLWRVSVPMMTPAIMSGGILAFARSLGEFGATSIFAGSRQGVTRTLPVEIYLQREIDPDSAIALSLLLIISSIVIVGAVYGRVRK